The proteins below are encoded in one region of Nitrosomonas ureae:
- the pth gene encoding aminoacyl-tRNA hydrolase, which produces MKLIVGLGNPGREYAGTRHNAGFEWVDRLSQMLHAPLKAEVRFHGLCAQIRQNDIDVWLLEPQTFMNRSGQAVAALCQFYKILPDEIIVVHDELDLQPGVAKLKKGGGLGGHNGLKDIAARLGTQDFWRLRIGIGHPGDRNAVVGYVLHPPQKEEAPLIDEAIQKSLEVWPLIAQGACEAAMLKLHTKA; this is translated from the coding sequence ATGAAACTTATTGTTGGATTGGGTAACCCGGGCAGGGAATATGCAGGGACACGCCATAATGCCGGTTTTGAGTGGGTGGATCGATTATCTCAAATGCTGCACGCTCCGCTGAAGGCGGAAGTGCGCTTTCATGGCTTATGCGCGCAAATCCGCCAGAATGACATCGATGTATGGCTATTGGAACCGCAAACCTTTATGAACCGTAGCGGTCAAGCGGTTGCTGCGCTGTGCCAGTTTTATAAAATTCTGCCGGATGAAATCATCGTGGTGCATGACGAGCTGGATCTGCAGCCCGGCGTTGCCAAGCTAAAAAAAGGCGGCGGTTTGGGCGGACACAACGGCCTCAAGGATATCGCGGCAAGACTGGGCACGCAGGATTTCTGGCGGTTGCGCATCGGTATCGGCCATCCGGGCGATCGCAACGCGGTAGTCGGCTATGTGTTACACCCGCCGCAAAAGGAAGAAGCGCCGCTGATCGATGAAGCTATTCAAAAAAGCCTGGAAGTCTGGCCGCTCATCGCGCAAGGCGCGTGCGAAGCGGCGATGCTGAAACTGCACACCAAAGCATAA
- a CDS encoding 50S ribosomal protein L25/general stress protein Ctc: MKIEISADKRTLQGKGASRRLRGSGKVPAVIYGGEQAAQSIEMDHNDLFHKLRLEAFHASILTLSVAGKKEPVLLRDVQMHPFKKQVLHVDFQRVDKNKKIHMKVPLHFINAEISPGVKTSGGIVTHILTEVDITCLPGDLPEFISVDLAELTAGHTLHLSDLVLPKDVETVALAKGDDLPVATIVIPRSVLSEEAAGEEASTEKS, encoded by the coding sequence ATGAAAATAGAAATCAGTGCCGACAAACGCACATTGCAGGGAAAGGGTGCGAGCCGCCGCCTGCGTGGTTCCGGTAAAGTGCCAGCAGTCATTTATGGTGGCGAACAGGCAGCGCAATCCATCGAGATGGATCATAATGATCTGTTTCATAAGCTCAGGCTGGAAGCATTTCATGCATCCATTCTTACATTAAGCGTTGCGGGGAAAAAAGAACCCGTATTATTGCGTGATGTGCAAATGCACCCTTTCAAAAAACAGGTGCTGCATGTGGATTTTCAGAGAGTCGACAAAAACAAGAAAATACACATGAAGGTTCCACTGCACTTTATCAATGCAGAAATTTCACCGGGCGTAAAAACCTCCGGCGGGATTGTTACGCATATCCTGACCGAAGTGGACATCACCTGTCTTCCTGGTGATTTACCTGAATTTATTTCTGTCGATTTGGCAGAACTTACCGCAGGACATACCCTTCACTTGAGCGATCTGGTGTTGCCTAAAGACGTGGAGACCGTTGCATTGGCCAAAGGTGACGATTTACCTGTAGCAACGATCGTCATACCAAGATCGGTATTATCTGAAGAAGCTGCTGGTGAAGAGGCCAGCACCGAGAAATCATAA
- a CDS encoding ribose-phosphate pyrophosphokinase: MSYDSLMVFTGTAHPKLAQDVVKHLNIHLGRANVGRFSDGEVMVEILENVRGKDVFVLQSTCAPTNDSLMEILVMVDALKRASASRITAAIPYFGYARQDRRPRSVRVPITAKVVANMLTTVGVDRLLTMDLHSDQIQGFFDIPVDNIYGMPILLGDIWKHNYQNLIVVSPDVGGVVRARHLAKRLECDLAIIDKRRPKPNEAKVMNIIGEVKDRTCVIIDDLVDTANTLCEAAKALKEHGARTVLAYSTHAVLSGSAIERIQNSALDKLVVTDTIPLRNDAMACDRICQLSIANLLAETMLRISNESSLSSLFME, encoded by the coding sequence ATGTCTTATGACAGTTTGATGGTTTTTACCGGCACCGCGCACCCTAAATTGGCCCAGGATGTTGTGAAGCATCTTAACATTCACCTGGGGCGAGCAAATGTAGGGCGTTTCAGTGACGGTGAAGTTATGGTGGAAATCCTTGAAAATGTGCGTGGAAAGGATGTTTTTGTGCTGCAATCGACCTGCGCACCGACCAATGATAGTTTGATGGAAATATTGGTGATGGTCGATGCCTTAAAACGTGCGTCTGCGAGTCGCATTACTGCTGCAATCCCGTATTTTGGTTACGCACGACAAGACAGAAGACCCCGCTCGGTACGCGTGCCGATCACCGCCAAAGTGGTAGCCAATATGCTGACTACTGTTGGCGTTGACCGGTTATTGACTATGGATCTGCACTCGGACCAAATCCAGGGTTTTTTTGACATCCCTGTTGATAATATATACGGCATGCCCATTTTGCTGGGAGACATCTGGAAACATAATTATCAGAATCTGATCGTGGTCTCGCCAGATGTGGGTGGAGTAGTGCGCGCCAGGCATTTGGCCAAACGTTTGGAATGTGATTTGGCTATTATCGATAAGCGACGCCCCAAACCCAACGAAGCGAAGGTGATGAATATCATTGGAGAAGTCAAGGATCGCACCTGTGTCATCATCGATGATCTGGTAGATACTGCAAATACGCTGTGCGAAGCGGCGAAAGCATTAAAAGAACACGGGGCGCGAACAGTGCTGGCCTATTCGACCCATGCCGTTCTGTCAGGCAGTGCGATAGAGCGCATTCAGAACTCGGCGTTGGATAAGCTGGTGGTCACGGATACGATACCGCTGCGCAACGATGCGATGGCGTGTGATCGCATTTGCCAGCTAAGCATTGCGAATCTGCTGGCGGAAACTATGCTGCGCATTAGCAATGAAAGCTCATTGAGCTCGTTATTTATGGAATAA
- the ispE gene encoding 4-(cytidine 5'-diphospho)-2-C-methyl-D-erythritol kinase, with protein MHTFSAPAKLNLFLHVVGRRQDGYHLLQTVFRFIDFSDQLSFALRSDGLIKLHTPIVGVPEEKDLCVRAAKLLQQKTATMQGIDIFLQKQIPMGGGLGGGSSDAATTLLALNHLWKTNLSKQQLLELGLQLGADVPVFIFGENAFAEGIGEKLTGIKLPPAWYVVLIPPVQVSTAEIFTSKELTRNTIPIKIPPFSVWQGHNDLERVVCRLYPEVARCLEWLKQQENTTITAMSGSGACVFAEFASEAAAQAVFECIPDSMTGFMARGLDYHPWQQTIK; from the coding sequence ATGCATACGTTTTCTGCTCCTGCCAAGCTGAATCTTTTTTTACATGTTGTTGGCCGCAGACAGGATGGCTATCATTTGTTGCAAACCGTTTTCCGGTTTATAGATTTCTCTGATCAACTCAGTTTTGCATTACGCTCGGATGGCCTCATCAAACTCCATACGCCGATTGTCGGCGTGCCGGAAGAAAAAGATCTATGCGTGCGTGCCGCCAAGCTGCTGCAACAAAAAACCGCAACCATGCAGGGCATCGACATCTTTCTGCAAAAGCAGATTCCGATGGGCGGCGGTCTGGGCGGCGGCAGCTCGGATGCGGCCACTACACTGCTAGCATTAAATCATTTGTGGAAGACTAATTTAAGTAAGCAACAATTGCTCGAATTAGGGCTGCAGCTAGGTGCCGATGTTCCGGTATTTATTTTTGGAGAAAATGCTTTCGCCGAAGGAATCGGTGAGAAATTGACCGGGATTAAATTGCCGCCCGCTTGGTATGTCGTCCTGATACCGCCCGTACAAGTATCAACCGCTGAAATTTTTACGAGTAAAGAATTGACACGCAACACAATTCCTATCAAAATACCGCCCTTTTCCGTCTGGCAAGGCCATAATGACTTGGAACGAGTGGTTTGTCGGCTATACCCGGAAGTTGCGCGTTGTTTGGAGTGGCTAAAGCAGCAAGAAAATACTACAATAACGGCGATGAGCGGATCAGGTGCTTGCGTTTTTGCTGAGTTTGCATCTGAAGCGGCGGCGCAGGCGGTTTTCGAATGTATTCCTGATAGTATGACAGGCTTTATGGCAAGAGGACTGGACTACCATCCGTGGCAACAGACAATAAAATAA
- the lolB gene encoding lipoprotein insertase outer membrane protein LolB encodes MINFCIKPRNSKLPASRIRAHQPNVILGFLISCFILFFPACRTLPTQPPSDAIATTIFTEPLAANTQNIPAGDFNILGRISVQDKSQSFSGNFRWQHMTASDEILLFTPLGQAVAEITKDSAGVRLITSKLEAFYATDVESLTEQILGWRMPLDGLQYWIQGTHSPLTAAEKDLDRKDQVIAIRQDGWHIHYSSFTPARSDSPMLPRVINLFYDNLRIRLVVDNWSIE; translated from the coding sequence TTGATTAATTTTTGTATTAAGCCTAGAAATTCTAAATTACCCGCAAGCCGGATCAGAGCGCATCAACCGAATGTTATTCTGGGCTTTTTGATAAGCTGCTTCATTCTGTTCTTTCCCGCCTGTAGGACATTACCGACTCAACCTCCATCTGATGCGATTGCAACGACTATTTTTACCGAACCACTTGCTGCTAATACTCAGAATATTCCCGCCGGTGATTTTAATATCCTGGGAAGAATATCCGTCCAAGACAAGAGCCAAAGCTTTTCCGGTAACTTTCGCTGGCAGCATATGACTGCCAGCGATGAGATTTTACTATTCACACCTTTAGGTCAGGCAGTCGCGGAAATCACGAAAGACAGCGCAGGAGTGCGCTTAATTACTTCAAAGCTAGAGGCGTTTTATGCCACCGATGTGGAAAGTCTGACTGAGCAAATTTTGGGCTGGCGCATGCCACTTGACGGCTTGCAGTACTGGATTCAGGGAACGCATTCGCCACTCACCGCTGCCGAAAAAGATCTGGATAGAAAGGATCAGGTTATCGCCATCCGTCAAGATGGCTGGCATATTCATTATAGTAGCTTCACTCCAGCTCGATCAGATTCTCCAATGCTCCCCCGCGTGATCAATTTGTTCTACGACAACTTGAGAATCCGGTTGGTAGTAGACAATTGGAGCATCGAGTAA
- the minE gene encoding cell division topological specificity factor MinE produces the protein MSLLDYFRSSKPKTASLAKERLQILVAHERTYRNQPSYLPQLQKELLDVIRKYVNVDQDAISVNFEQDENQETLELNIVLPDYHQTNKTINN, from the coding sequence ATGAGCTTACTGGACTATTTCAGATCATCCAAACCCAAGACCGCATCGCTTGCCAAAGAAAGATTACAAATTCTTGTCGCGCATGAGCGCACTTATCGCAACCAGCCTTCTTATTTGCCGCAATTGCAGAAGGAGCTTTTAGACGTTATCCGCAAATATGTTAATGTGGATCAGGACGCAATCTCCGTTAATTTCGAGCAAGACGAGAATCAAGAAACACTGGAACTGAATATTGTTCTGCCCGATTATCACCAAACCAATAAAACCATAAATAATTAA
- the minD gene encoding septum site-determining protein MinD: MARIIVVTSGKGGVGKTTTSAAIAMGLAKRGHKTAVIDFDVGLRNLDLILGCERRVVYDFINVINGEASLNQALIRDKNCNLLYILPASQTRDKDALTHEGVGKVLDELSKDFQYIVCDSPAGIEKGANLALYFADDAFVVTNPEISSVRDSDRMLGILSSKSRRAERNEEPIKEYLLLTRYDADRVRLGEMLSLEDVQEILSLELLGIIPESKSVLSASNAGIPVILDEKSEAGQAYADVVARYLGETLPHRFIDGKQGFLRRLFGGRK, encoded by the coding sequence TTGGCAAGAATTATAGTCGTAACGTCGGGCAAGGGCGGCGTTGGCAAAACAACAACAAGCGCAGCAATTGCCATGGGGTTGGCGAAAAGAGGTCACAAAACAGCGGTGATTGATTTTGATGTAGGCTTGCGAAATCTAGACTTGATTCTCGGCTGCGAGCGTCGTGTTGTTTATGATTTTATTAATGTTATCAATGGAGAGGCCAGTCTCAACCAAGCACTTATTCGTGACAAAAACTGTAATCTTCTCTATATCCTGCCAGCTTCGCAAACGCGCGATAAAGACGCGCTGACACACGAAGGCGTGGGTAAAGTACTGGATGAACTATCCAAGGATTTCCAATATATTGTTTGCGATTCGCCCGCGGGTATCGAAAAAGGCGCCAATTTAGCACTTTATTTTGCCGATGACGCTTTTGTGGTAACTAACCCGGAAATTTCTTCCGTTCGGGATTCCGATCGCATGTTGGGTATTCTGTCGAGCAAATCACGCCGCGCTGAAAGAAACGAAGAACCCATCAAGGAATATTTATTGTTAACCCGGTATGATGCCGACCGGGTAAGATTAGGTGAAATGCTGAGCCTGGAAGATGTGCAGGAAATCTTATCTCTGGAGTTGTTAGGCATTATTCCTGAGTCAAAATCTGTCTTATCCGCATCCAATGCGGGCATACCAGTCATTCTGGACGAGAAAAGCGAGGCAGGTCAGGCCTATGCCGATGTCGTCGCACGTTATTTAGGAGAGACACTGCCACATCGATTTATCGATGGCAAGCAAGGGTTTCTCAGGAGGCTTTTCGGAGGAAGAAAATGA
- the minC gene encoding septum site-determining protein MinC: MLNTSPILEFKSSTFFSPILILYTNDMVAIEQMLHEKINLAPDFFKDSPLIIDLRELNKSNLDLDFAQIAQLLKRNGFFPVGIRGGNEQQNKQARALSLPIDTVRELGNPIIMGETQKQESIQQPPAQPEVAIVKESVQPAAIPPVPATSVLVTQPIRSGQRIYSSGDLIILSQVSAGAEIMAEGNIHVYNTLRGRALAGVHGNTAARIFCFDLQAELISIAGDYKTSEDLNKQTYNSPVQVYLQNHALIIKEIA, translated from the coding sequence ATGTTAAATACTTCTCCAATTCTTGAGTTTAAAAGCAGTACTTTTTTCTCACCCATTCTTATTCTTTATACGAACGACATGGTTGCGATAGAGCAAATGCTGCACGAGAAAATCAATCTGGCACCGGATTTTTTCAAAGATTCGCCTTTGATTATCGATTTACGTGAGCTGAATAAATCGAACCTGGATTTGGATTTTGCTCAGATCGCGCAGCTATTGAAAAGAAATGGTTTTTTTCCTGTCGGAATTCGTGGCGGTAATGAACAACAAAATAAGCAAGCACGTGCTCTATCACTTCCAATCGATACGGTACGCGAGCTAGGTAACCCGATCATCATGGGTGAAACACAAAAACAGGAAAGCATCCAGCAGCCTCCTGCGCAGCCGGAAGTAGCCATCGTCAAAGAATCCGTGCAACCCGCTGCAATTCCGCCCGTGCCTGCGACCTCAGTATTGGTTACTCAGCCGATCCGCTCTGGACAGCGTATCTATTCGTCCGGGGATTTGATCATCTTGTCTCAAGTCAGCGCAGGTGCTGAAATTATGGCCGAGGGTAACATACATGTCTATAATACCTTGCGAGGTCGCGCCCTGGCAGGTGTACACGGCAATACAGCTGCCAGAATATTTTGCTTCGATTTGCAAGCAGAGCTTATCTCTATTGCGGGAGATTATAAAACCAGTGAAGATTTAAATAAGCAAACATACAACAGTCCGGTACAAGTATATTTACAGAATCATGCGTTGATCATTAAAGAGATTGCTTAA
- a CDS encoding tetratricopeptide repeat protein — protein sequence MKFKLLCVLLLSVLTACAQIPANKEIENTEESNEQEDVTQANLPKQELTAPILFDFLIGETALQRGNLDVAVNRYVKLAKTTRDPRIAKRATEISLHAGNTFAAEQAATMWIQLEPDSVDARQTIAALLVNLGKLDVAEPHLEKLLATEKEGLGNAFMQLNQLLSRNPDKAATLQLIQQLSRPYKELPEVHFAISQAAWFANQHQLASDEMQRALALRPDWEIAAIHNGRILQRISIDDASEFYRDYLKKYPESNEVRIAYTRVLISGNEADLAREQLQWLMDKNSDDAEIMLAAGLLATEMGDFDVTETSFKKALSLGYKDTNAVYFHLGQIYEETNRPERAMESYQMVTSGGRYLPAQIRYADLLATKGYLKEAREHLQKLPAANDQQAAHLILAEAQILRKSKAYQEVFDLLDEGLKKLPDYPELLYDRALAADKLGKFKILEQDLRKLIQLKPDNAHAYNALGYSLAERGIQLPEALKLIRKAVELAPEDPYIMDSLGWVYYRMGNLTEGLNYLNLAFSVRPDAEIAAHLGEVLWMQGAKNDAINIWRSALEKEPGNEVLLETLQRLTKKKVID from the coding sequence ATGAAATTTAAACTTCTATGTGTGTTATTGCTATCCGTACTGACTGCTTGTGCGCAGATACCTGCAAACAAGGAAATAGAAAATACGGAGGAATCCAACGAGCAGGAAGACGTCACTCAGGCTAATTTACCCAAGCAAGAATTAACCGCCCCGATCTTATTTGATTTCCTGATCGGTGAAACCGCATTGCAGCGTGGCAATTTGGATGTTGCGGTAAACCGCTATGTCAAACTGGCCAAAACCACGCGCGATCCCCGGATTGCCAAGCGTGCAACAGAAATTTCCCTGCATGCGGGCAATACTTTTGCCGCCGAGCAGGCGGCAACGATGTGGATTCAGCTTGAACCGGATTCAGTGGATGCCCGTCAAACCATTGCAGCTTTATTGGTCAATCTTGGCAAGCTGGATGTGGCGGAACCTCATCTTGAAAAATTGCTCGCCACGGAAAAAGAAGGGTTAGGCAATGCATTTATGCAGCTTAATCAGCTGTTGTCACGGAATCCGGATAAGGCGGCAACGTTACAGTTGATACAGCAACTATCCCGACCTTATAAAGAACTTCCAGAAGTTCATTTTGCCATTTCTCAGGCAGCATGGTTTGCCAATCAACATCAACTGGCATCCGATGAAATGCAACGTGCACTGGCGTTGCGTCCGGATTGGGAAATCGCCGCAATCCATAACGGACGAATACTGCAGCGTATCTCAATTGACGATGCCAGCGAATTTTATCGCGACTATCTAAAAAAATACCCGGAAAGCAATGAAGTACGAATCGCGTATACCCGGGTATTAATAAGCGGCAACGAAGCTGATTTGGCGCGAGAACAATTGCAATGGCTGATGGACAAAAATTCGGATGATGCCGAAATCATGTTGGCTGCCGGGCTTTTAGCTACGGAAATGGGTGATTTTGATGTCACCGAAACGAGCTTTAAAAAAGCGCTTAGTCTGGGATACAAAGATACCAATGCGGTGTATTTTCATTTGGGCCAGATTTATGAGGAAACGAATCGCCCTGAAAGGGCGATGGAATCGTATCAGATGGTAACAAGCGGGGGGCGTTATTTGCCTGCACAGATACGTTACGCAGATCTATTGGCAACAAAAGGATATCTGAAAGAAGCTCGTGAACATCTGCAAAAACTTCCGGCCGCCAATGATCAGCAAGCCGCTCATTTAATTCTGGCGGAAGCGCAGATTCTGCGCAAATCAAAAGCATACCAGGAAGTATTTGATCTGCTTGATGAGGGATTGAAGAAACTGCCTGATTATCCGGAACTGCTTTATGATCGTGCGCTGGCCGCAGACAAACTTGGTAAATTTAAGATTCTCGAACAGGATCTGCGCAAGCTGATACAGCTCAAGCCTGACAATGCTCATGCCTACAACGCCTTAGGTTACAGTCTTGCTGAACGTGGCATTCAACTACCGGAAGCACTCAAGCTGATAAGGAAAGCCGTTGAACTCGCTCCGGAGGACCCTTATATCATGGATAGTTTGGGGTGGGTGTACTACCGCATGGGTAACCTGACAGAAGGGTTAAATTACTTGAACTTGGCATTTTCCGTTCGTCCAGATGCCGAAATCGCCGCACATTTGGGTGAAGTGCTGTGGATGCAAGGCGCTAAGAACGATGCCATAAATATTTGGCGCTCCGCTTTAGAAAAAGAACCGGGTAATGAAGTTTTACTTGAGACATTACAACGGCTTACCAAAAAGAAAGTTATCGACTAA
- the lnt gene encoding apolipoprotein N-acyltransferase, with amino-acid sequence MNNSYVKLIIVYLLGVLTVLGFAPFYLYPVPVVTLAVLLGYCHNSLSPIKNAALGFCFGMGLFSAGVTWIYVSLHDFGAMPMATAIVALIILCAYLSLFPALGLGLLTKLRLTSSLLWAALAAALWIMFEWLRGTLFTGFPWLLMGYSQAPFSPLAGFAPIIGVYGISMIVVFSAALLFFWIDKGIRQWRFGLPLILIWFGGYGLQAIHWVQPQGEPVTVSLLQGNIAQDMKWREDHLENTMQTYARLILESDSRLIVTPEISIPLFSNVVPKSYLSYLAEHARSNNGDVLIGLAERAAHDDNEYYNTMFSFGSAPEQSYRKHHLVPFGEFIPLKPIFGWVIDVLQIPLSDFSRGSLDQQPMNLAGQRVAINICYEDVFGEEIINQLPQATMLVNVSNDAWFGRSIGPQQHLQISQMRALETGRYMLRATNTGVTAIIDERGRVLQTIEIFTTAALHGLAQGFTGATPYVRMGNYPVLGLAGLLLCIGLLSAFHAARKNR; translated from the coding sequence TTGAATAATTCTTACGTTAAATTAATTATTGTTTATTTGCTGGGGGTGCTGACCGTTCTGGGTTTTGCGCCTTTTTATCTTTACCCTGTTCCGGTGGTTACGCTCGCCGTGTTGCTGGGTTATTGCCATAATAGTTTATCCCCGATTAAAAACGCGGCATTGGGATTTTGTTTTGGTATGGGATTGTTCAGTGCCGGTGTCACATGGATTTATGTCAGCTTGCACGATTTTGGTGCGATGCCGATGGCCACCGCGATTGTCGCATTGATTATACTCTGTGCTTATCTGTCGCTTTTTCCCGCCCTGGGCCTGGGGTTATTGACTAAACTTCGTCTGACTTCGTCGCTCCTCTGGGCCGCACTGGCCGCTGCATTGTGGATAATGTTTGAGTGGTTGCGCGGAACCTTGTTTACCGGTTTTCCCTGGTTGCTGATGGGTTACTCACAAGCGCCTTTCAGTCCCTTGGCTGGCTTTGCACCGATTATCGGGGTATATGGTATCTCAATGATTGTGGTATTCAGTGCTGCCTTGCTTTTTTTCTGGATTGATAAAGGGATCAGGCAATGGCGTTTCGGGTTGCCCTTAATACTGATTTGGTTCGGCGGATATGGTTTGCAAGCAATTCATTGGGTGCAGCCGCAAGGTGAACCGGTTACCGTGAGCCTGCTGCAGGGCAATATCGCTCAGGACATGAAATGGCGCGAGGATCATCTGGAAAATACGATGCAGACTTATGCCCGGTTGATTCTGGAAAGTGACAGCCGTCTGATCGTAACACCGGAAATTTCTATCCCGCTGTTCAGCAATGTTGTGCCGAAATCCTATCTGTCGTATCTGGCCGAGCATGCCAGAAGCAACAATGGCGATGTGTTGATCGGGCTGGCCGAACGCGCCGCCCATGATGATAACGAATATTACAATACCATGTTCAGTTTTGGTTCCGCACCGGAACAAAGTTACCGCAAACATCACTTAGTACCCTTTGGCGAATTTATACCGCTAAAGCCCATATTCGGTTGGGTTATCGATGTATTACAAATACCATTATCGGATTTTTCACGAGGCAGTCTGGATCAACAGCCGATGAATCTTGCGGGGCAGCGCGTTGCAATCAATATTTGCTATGAAGATGTATTCGGGGAAGAGATTATTAATCAGTTGCCGCAAGCGACGATGTTGGTCAATGTAAGTAATGATGCCTGGTTCGGACGCTCGATCGGGCCGCAGCAGCATTTACAGATTTCGCAGATGCGCGCGCTGGAAACCGGGCGCTATATGCTGCGGGCCACCAATACAGGCGTAACCGCAATTATCGACGAGCGCGGCCGGGTATTGCAGACCATTGAAATTTTCACCACTGCGGCGTTGCACGGGCTGGCGCAAGGTTTTACCGGAGCCACGCCCTATGTGCGGATGGGAAATTACCCGGTACTCGGGCTCGCCGGTCTGTTATTGTGTATCGGATTGTTATCCGCCTTTCACGCAGCCAGGAAAAACCGGTAA
- the glyQ gene encoding glycine--tRNA ligase subunit alpha: MSTLTFQEIILTLQRYWDKQGCAILQPYDMEVGAGTSHTATFLRALGPEPWKAAYVQPSRRPKDGRYGENPNRLQHYYQFQVVLKPAPKDILDLYFDSLRELGFDLTQNDARLVEDDWENPTLGAWGLGWEVWLNGMEVTQFTYFQQVGGIDCKPATGEITYGLERLAMYLQGVESVFDLVWTKGLTYHDVYHQNEVEQSTYNFEHSDTEFLFLAFGKYEAQANHLIEKQLALPAYEQVLKAAHTFNLLDARGAISVTERAAYIGRIRNLSRQVARAYYDSRANLNPPFPMAPREWVTQMPDRVKSA; the protein is encoded by the coding sequence ATGTCAACACTTACTTTCCAGGAAATCATCCTGACCTTGCAGCGGTATTGGGATAAGCAAGGATGCGCGATTCTGCAGCCTTACGATATGGAAGTCGGCGCGGGAACCAGCCATACCGCCACCTTTCTGCGCGCGCTCGGCCCTGAACCCTGGAAAGCCGCATACGTGCAACCGTCGCGTAGGCCTAAAGACGGGCGCTATGGCGAAAACCCCAACCGCTTGCAGCATTATTATCAATTTCAGGTGGTGCTCAAACCCGCACCGAAAGATATTCTGGATTTATATTTCGACTCGTTGCGTGAGCTGGGTTTTGATTTGACGCAAAATGACGCGCGCTTGGTGGAAGATGATTGGGAAAATCCCACGCTGGGTGCTTGGGGGCTAGGTTGGGAAGTTTGGCTCAATGGCATGGAAGTGACCCAATTTACCTATTTCCAGCAGGTTGGCGGTATTGACTGCAAACCCGCGACCGGCGAAATAACCTACGGGTTGGAGCGGCTTGCGATGTACTTGCAAGGCGTGGAAAGCGTGTTTGACCTGGTCTGGACCAAAGGATTGACTTATCACGACGTGTATCATCAAAACGAAGTGGAGCAGTCCACGTATAACTTTGAACACAGTGATACGGAATTTTTGTTTCTGGCGTTTGGCAAGTACGAAGCGCAAGCCAACCATCTCATCGAAAAGCAGTTGGCGCTGCCCGCGTACGAGCAAGTGTTGAAAGCGGCACATACGTTTAATCTGCTCGATGCGCGCGGAGCTATTTCAGTCACGGAGCGTGCCGCGTATATCGGTCGCATTCGCAATCTGTCGCGACAAGTTGCTAGGGCGTATTACGATAGCCGCGCAAACCTGAATCCTCCTTTCCCGATGGCACCGCGTGAATGGGTCACACAGATGCCGGATAGGGTGAAATCTGCATGA